The Salvia splendens isolate huo1 chromosome 20, SspV2, whole genome shotgun sequence nucleotide sequence ctttaggaatgcacagtttattttctctaaacaaatagccatcatgcctatagaacttgtcaaatgcagcatgctcacaagccaaatagatagaagaaaagtccgggtcattatcatacatttccttaatcaactcaaaaccaagcaacttagaactcaaagtagtgatcaaaaGGTACCTCCGAgcaatgcatcagccacaatgttttcttttccctttttatattttttttatcaaacaccgtCACGGTGGAgcgttcgtgggtccctcatccctatattgccAAAAAACCCCAAAGATTACAATGAGTTCAAACAAATCCCACACACGGGCTACAAGAGAACACTAAATTAAAGAAGCACCATAGAGTAGGACGGGGGCACGCCTTGGATGGCTCGACACCTAAGTACTCTACGGTGTCCAATCTCGCGCACGGTTCGGTGGATCATATCGGTAGGGCTGTTGAGATGGGTTGGTCGCGATCTTCTTCTTGGGTGCGGAGGTTGGGAACTCCCATTTCATCCAACCAGATCGTGGCTCTCAGGTGTCTCGGTAGGGAGCAGTCATTCATACGTTGGAAGTCATCTCTATTTAGGCCCATTTTTGCAAGAAGGTCCGCCGGTTTGTTCCCCTCCCGGTGGATGAAAGAGGCAAGGATGGTGAGATTACACTTGTGATTGGCAAGAAGCGCCATAGCTCGGCAAATATGGGCCGGGCCTCAGTCTGGACCATTGAGGAGCCTGACAGCTTAGGTTGCGTCCGACTCAACCCAGATTGTGAGCCTGAATTCCGAGGCAATTACTAGGCCATGGTGGATAGCTAGGAGCTCCGCTTCAAGGGCCGAGTTGGGCTTCAAGTGGGGTGGCGAAGGCGACAAGTACCTTACCCTCATGGTCTCGGACAGTCCCGCCCCCTCCTGCTTTTCCTGACTCTTCAACGAAAGCCCCATCAGTATTGAGTTTAACCCACGGCTCATCTGGGGGTTCCACTTAACCGGCATGACAAGCGGCCGTGACTCCTGATATCCGCATGGCTCGGGACAGCGATTCGCATCTGTACGCCCATCCAGTGTTTAGGCTTCATTGTACCATTGCCCAAGCTGTTCTCGACAAACATCTGTACCTGCCAAACCACATTATACGCCTGAATTGCACCGACTGGTGTCGACTTCTATTCCGTTCAGCCCAAAGGAACCAAAGGACGAGGTAAGGCATAGCTCGAGACAGTTGTCCTCTTCCCCGGCTGTTGGGTTCATCGTGACCATATCCCAATCCTCTCCGGGATAGTATCATTTGGccgagggggggggggggacgaACCTGCAAACCAAAAGTCGAATTCCCTCCAAACCTTTGTGGCTCCCTCACCTTGAATGAAAAGGTATTGTAGGGACTTTATGGCTGGCCTATGAGGACAACATTGGCATTTGGATGCCAATTTCATTTTCCGCCATTGGAGCTTTGTATCCACTGGAATGCGATTAGAGAGGAGTCTCCATATGAAAATAGCGATGGATGAAGTTAGGCCAGCCTTCCACACATCGGCTAGTCCCTGGATAATCGGCCCTCGGCTCCGAATGGTCTCCCACGTTGTCGCGAGGGAGAAGTCTCCCGAGCAAGATATTTCCATCTTGGTATGTCCGGTCCCCCGGGGATGATCGGCATCGCAAGGATTTTTGAAATTATCCATAGCGGCAATCCGGCTTGTTCATGTAGGACTTGAAGTTTCGGCTCATCCCACTCTCCGTCTTTGATAAAGTCAGCCACAAGGGTACGGTGGTCTCCCCGGTCATCCAGGCAAGCATCCCTGATGGCCGTGTTATTAAGCCatatgtcatcccagaagtagatccTTCCGAGCCCCACCAGCCACCGGATGTGCGGTTATGCTTGGCCGCGAACCTTCAGGAGTCTCTTCCACGTAGGGCTATTTGTGCTCGTGGGTCTTGCAGCGAGGGGGGAGGTCTTATCACAATATTTGGCCATCATATACATGGCCCATAGGGAattttgctcccgaaatcgccaccacaATTTGAGGTTAAACGCGCGCAACACTTCCTTAAACTTCCGAACTCCGAGCCTTCCCTCATTAGTAGGTTGGCAGACCTGATCCCATCCGATCCAGTGTGTCCTTTTCTTCTCGGTGGTGGAACCCCAAGAATcaggccatttgttgatcaagttgcttaagGGCACCGACCGTTGGTTCTATGGCCTGAAAGATGTGGATCGGCACTACCTCCAGGGTGCTCTTAATGAGCGTTAGATGCCTCCCAAATGATAGATGTCTGTTGGCCCATCCCGAGACCCTAGCGGCGATTTTTTCCCGGAGGAACATAAACATGTCTGTACGTTTTGCACCACGATAAAGGGGACTCCTAAGTAAAGGAAGGGGAAGGTACCTTGGAGAAGCCTCCTTCACTCTGAATTGTGTTCGCACATCCTTCATTTTTTCGGAAATATAAAAGTTGCTCTTGGCAAGATTGATTTGCTGCCCCGACACTTCCGCACAGTGATTAAGGCAGGCTCTAAGCCTCCTCAAAGGGTTCGTGGCCGCCTGCGTGAATATGATGATATCGTCGGCATACGCAAGGTGGCTGATCTACATACATTGCCGAGTCGCTTTGAAAGTCATTTCCTTCTGACCCAGTATTAGTTTATCAAGGGCTCTGGAAGAGATCCGCAGCTATCACAAACACGGCCGGGGAGATGGATCCCCTTGTCGCAATCCCCGAGAGGATCGGAAGATCCATCCGCCGGGGCGCCAGAACAGAGTACTGAGAACCAACATGGGCGAATGCCTCCTCGCCCAACTACACCCAGGCATCGGAATCACCATCCTTTAAGGCTTAAGTAACAGGGCCATTGCACCCTTTCGTAGGCCTTACCATATCATGCTGAACGCACCTTTGGGGGCTGGGAAACATCTGACTAACTCATTAACATTTCTTTCGCAGGACActtcgagacaggctcttagccggcgcataggatttgccgccgcttgagtgaagatgataatgtcgtccgcataggctagatggctgatctccatgcatctccgggaggctttgaacgtcatgtccttttggccgaggatgagcttatctaatgctcgggacaggtagtccgccgcgattacgaacagagcaggggagatcgggtctccttgccgaagtcctcgagttgatctaaagaagcccgagggtgccccgttaacaaggaccgagaaccagcaacacccaatacacctctccataagtgaaatccatgaatccgggaaacccatacggcgtaaaactttgaagaggaatggccattggaccctatcataggctttagccatgtcaatctttactgccacattaggcgctggggagcatctagcaagctcatggaacatctcttgagccagaagtgcgttgtcgttaaggagccgacctttgacaaatccactttggtttggggagatgacctgtgggaggaaaggagagagtcgagaggtgagtaccttggtaatgatcttgtttaaaacattgcagagactgatgggtcggtagtcggtccatgattccggcgaagccttctttgggataaggactatgcttgtggccgtgatgctcctcggcaggaaggcccctctgaagaactgtctgattgcgtccactacctccggtcccacaataggccagcaggcttgatagaaggtggccgagaagccgtcgggtccgggtgcactatctccggaaatgcaaaaggtggcactcctgacctcgtccgcacttggggcatctgcgatgtcagcgaactgctcggctgagtggacctgctggattaggtcgaggtctgggtcttcaagtgtcggattattgggggcaaggagttgttggaagaactccactgcggactttttaatctcggcttcctcggtgagctcctgcccattgacacgtattgaatggatgcggagacgaaccctcttttgtttcacccagctttggtagaaccgggtatttttgtctccctcggcaagccacctcagagctggccttctgtcgccaaaaatcttcttcatttttccatttcagcaaaaggatgtacttcggcaatgtgtttgttgatcgctgtcctgtgatccggggtcggccttgcttcgaaacaagattgggccaaagcaatttcttcctccttttcttttagattagcatgaatgtttccaaaaaccctctttgttccactccttaaggggcctttttaactctggcctgcttgatttgaatgtttaggattccacccgcccccgtgggctcctcccatgctttttgcactacggccatgaatccttcatgtcggatccacatgttctggaacctgaaagccttggctccagcggatgtgttcatcttcgtgcacctgacaagaattggtccatggtccgaggcaatccgggggaggttcgtaacccgagtagcctcgaaggtcttagtcccaatcctcgctgacaagcactctatccaacctttcaaaaggccattcttggcccaagtgaatgccgctccatcaaaaccagggtcaagcagcctacaatcttccgttgcctccgcaaaatctaccatcatctcggcttgccggttggtatcacttccaactctgtctgatgagatagcatggtgttgaaatcgccaccgatgatccaaggtgttccctcaagagggcccggcaatctctctcatcttgtcccataggtGAATGTCTTTcacagcccttgtacatttggcgtacacggctgagatggcaCCGGCCTAGCAcaggcggtgggatttgaggtacccgtggagaatttgttccgagtcaacctcaatatcaaaagtggacccctcttccgcaaacatccaaatcttctcgttcatgttcgaaccaatgaaggacagccccaaggcttagagaaacggtccgggtccggttgtgtgagcggtttccattattgcaagaaataaacattatgacaaccaattagtcttttcagaacgttttgagtgggcgcattcgcgatccccctcacgttccaaaacatgagattgtacgacattattaacaagaagggtgcgtacccaaagaggttgaaggccctccttgatagtcagtacggtgttgctctttgttcggaagCGCCTCCTCtgcgtcctcggccgaactgttgcctcctaactttctcggcccccacatgcaattccataaggtcttcgtccgcatccccacaattctcaaacatcaaattctccgttctccatgagagtataatattggttagtgctcatgtggttctttgccgagaagaacccacgcccccttgtcaaagcatggcgcgcgcctcctctcggattccctcgccgaactggtgagaccaagctcctcgcaatggggagccccactccacgtccatgttcccacgtggtgttggtggttcggtggtgggatgcaatggattcccccggttcggtggggacttcccaagtctcgatcccggcaataagcccggcattctgagttccggagctcggtcccgctccccaaagtagagtcacccttggagttcggtccctcccaggaagtatcaccggagtcctccccatttgttttgttattgtttggtcgatcaccggccttgccttgcttcttccccctgatgtttccattcgttggagctggaggcattcttccccatatcttgcttccccttctcggttctgtctctcgggttgtggctgttttggcgggccgttgtggtagtttctctttggcggccgttccttcttgcccgtcgcatagcacacctcacttgcatggccgacatgtttggcattctcggcaatatgatggtatcttgtcccatcggactcgcatgcaccgtttctcgcccaccaagatcgaggattatctcttcggtaggtggttttgtgatgtctatctcgacgcagattcgggcaaatgaaagccgagtcttgtttgccgtggctcgatcaatttgtattggattgccgagaagcttgccgatggcgaataaggcggattggtcgaaaaggtgaatggggaggccaattaggttgcaccaagattgccgcaatgggggactcgcagtaagcatcaaagtccggggaccatttgaagaccctcatcgggtgtcggtcaatgagccaaacgggcgtaccccttgggcctccaaggattcgggcatagtccgccaagtcctcgcattgaatgagaatatgtttagcattaatgtacttccaactaaatccacaccgaagtttaatattgtcgagggtcttttggatttgcagtcccgtagggatagagtgagaaacttacccacaatggcgtgtcccatgctctcagcaagcttttgagtttccgctccggagaagtaaatggccgggatgccgtcggacactgaagcaaatccaatgttctggagcttatccggttcaaaggcttgggggccggtagggtcagtcgagcctttgagcatgtccgccatcgttttcggccgaccggggtggcttgcggcgccttcaccccggccttgtagagtgttactcgccgagcccgacggggtacccctaagcaagtccgccatcgatttcggccacggcgagggccccagtgtagcttctacccccccaagttgattaactacattcaggcccttgtgttgcggcatccgtcgcggacttaggtgtgtttccatttctcttcggattgttgagttcggcttctccattctcggtgtggatcttctcgggcacctacgttgccgttgtgtgcccttctcggcttttccattctcggcttttcggctttttctttctcggtgtggatcttctcgactttatccttctcggtgagggtctgttcggcatcatccataggcgtatcgttgggtgttggtgtgtctcttgtcactgcaaccatctcggcactaggcgtggccttgttcatcgtctcgataaaaggcttttctcggtagacgttagggttcgacttcggtcgcggctggccgaactccgcactgtaatgttccgaactagcctcaaacgtagctcggagcttgctagttcgtcctcgttcgagagggggaaagtcctcaagagagggtccatttccatcccgaggtgtgtgtgtgacactttgcatgcatcccgaagggtttagggggaactccagtggTTGTGgaccggccgtaatgagaggttgcgcaaccaatgtgtctagcatctccgccgagtccaaggcggctaagtggatgatttcggcctttgttggttgcgttggggcctccacgacaatcgtctcacgtgagctcttgggacggaaaggagttagcccactttcggaaggaggttttggtctccaagccaattcgggaaagttgggttgctgcaaaaaggagctagattttgttgttttgggggctcaacggatgcattggggccagcatcacgtggtgttccgaagtggcaaggcgccaaggaactttcggaaagtgattttgttgttgtgcccatttcgggcaagttgactagcgcgtccacccaggccttttgacccatgctagagccatctctctccgagcagccatcatgtggggggttgtgctctcctccgtcaccagtccccgcgtttgcgccggccgcaaggtcatcggccggagcgttgtcaacagttctggcgccggcaagttcttcattaatcttagcttcatcttcaccgttggattaggggagggctccatcgacgtcgggaagatggggcctttgcatttgggcttccgaccggcgagctcccttcggccccgaaatcaatcttcttcctaagttgcttgtcctccggcatcggtgagggtacgaaccttttccgaccagtgcctttgatgggaggggctggtgtacttttccgtgccttcaccttcattttcaaagttttcctcgccactttcctgcagggaaaaattatggagggagactcctccgacgtgaaattcattggctggtccgagagagggtcctcggccggccggaggaccattagctggtccgagatggtgcgcggttcttcggactccggggggggatccggcaggcgctccggcatgatcgagagaatgagtcgagtcaccagccgctccggagctttgttcgtgccttagccaagggagtgggttggttggtgagaatccgaggtcgggaggatggtgggtggctggtggagcgggggcgtgagggggaccgtcgacagtggtgagccgagcgagaatggggtgggcggcgatgtgggaactcaaaacgtggtgggggattctagagagaagggagagcgtctctctctaacttacaattTGGTGAGGTTttaaactgaagtagttaataggactttgtctcaattattacgaactttagttaaaaagaacttgaaaagttgggaggaatgcttaccttttgctgaatttgcttataatcgaagtgttcattctgctactaacttttctccatttgaagttgtgtatggttttaatccattgagcccactagatttgattccaatacctattgaagatcgtgcaagtcttgatggaaaagctaaggctgaaatggtgaaaagattgcatgaaagggtaagactcaacattgaaaagaggacagaacaatatgcaaagcaagccaacaagggtcggaaacaagtcatctttgagccgggagattgggtttggttgcatatgagaaaggagagatttccttcgaaaagaaagttcaagttgcagccaagaggagatggaccattccaagtgattggaaaagtcaatgataatgcttacaaacttgacttacctggtgagtttaatgtaagtgctactatcaatgtttctgatttatctccttatgttggtgaattagattcgaggacgaatcctcttgaagaagaagggaatgatggagctACACCCAAGCTAAGAAGatacattgggccaaatggtgaatattattcaagttagtgggcagcccaatgcatgaagttttgagtcactatatatcacattttggaggcccaaaatggatccatcttcttgtccttgtaaataggcttgtaagcatgtcttttgaggacaccattgatcaaatacgaaaatagactttgtcttgtgagttgaattctctttgtagagtttttcacttgtttggaacttatcaagatactttgagcaagttcttgtggcgttcaaccataccgaggttcttggctgatcatatagccaacgggtcgaggttttccaagctctggaagtggatcaaaccagattatcaatcaagggagtccgctgccaaaccttatacgtggggttcttggatcaatatatccaacgggtccttcgtcctatcccaatccatatcactatagagccaatcccgaagacactaaggaaattcaaaggcaagtgcaagagttgtttttttttttttttttttttttttttttaatcaaacacctttatggtggagggttcgggggtccctcatccctatatatcaacaaCGAAAGGTAACAGAAcatggccacacccaaaagtgatgTGCCAGATCAAACTCAGGAGTAGTGTGCGGTCCGGTTCCACATACCCGGACCTGGACCTCATCCTACTCcctttcaaaaccaaaatacaATTGAACACATACAAAAAGCCCATTACTTCTACCTCTACGACATCCGGTACGAATCAGGATCGATGGCCACTTTACCAGGCCTCGTGCTACTCTCGCTCATCATCTCTCACCCGAAGATTGGGGACTCCCATTTCGTCCATCCGGATGATGGCTCTAATTGTTGCTGGAACATTTTGTGAGGACATTTGTTGGAAATGATCTTGTTCCgctcccattttggcgagcaaATCGGCCGCCTTGTTGCCCTCCCTAGGGATGAAAGTGGCCCTGACGGTATGTCTACGCTTAAAGCCATGTAGCCGGGCCATTACGCGGCGAACTTGTGCCGGGCCCCAAGCCGAGCCATTGAGCAACTTAATGGCTTGTTCCGCATCTGCTTCAACCCAAATGGGTAGGTTGAACCCCTTTGCTACCTCCAACCCATGGTGAATGGCCATAAGCTCGGCCTCAAGAGCCGAGTGAGCGGCGAGTGGGGTTGCAAAAGCTACAAGCAGCTGACCATTGTGGTCCCGAACCAGACCCCCTCCGCCGCCCATGTTTGTTGGCCTCAGAGAACGCCCCATCcgtgttaagcttgatccatGTGCGTTCCGGGGGATGCCACTTAACCGCATAACAAACGGTCTCGGCCCCCTTGTCTCGGGGTGGTTCGGAAGGCTCATTCTGATTTTTACTAcccccttccaatgtttcggcttgaTTGTGTCCGTTGGCCATGTTGTTGTAGATGAACATGTGAACCTGCCAACAACATTGTACGGTTTGAACTGATTTGCTCATGTCAACTCCTATTTTCTctccgcccaaaggaaccacaAAATGAGGTAAGGAAGACTCGGCTAAGATGTCTTCTATCCTGTTTGTTGGGTCCTAGGCGGACCATACTTGCAACCTGTCCGGGATGGTGTCGTTCACCCTAAGGGGTGGGGCCGAGCCTTCGAACCGGCCGTTGAACTCCTTCCAAACACATGTTGCTCCCCACCCCCGAATGAAGgatgttggagggactcggtattAGGCCTCCgtggcagcattggcatttcgaCGCAAGCTCAATTTTCCTCCACTGGAGCTTGAATCAACCGGTATCCTGTTTGACAAAAGTCGCCAATTGAAGATCGCAATAGATTTTGTAAGTCCAGCCTTCCAAATGTCATCGAGGCCTTGAATGCTTGGTCTTTGTGAGCGTATTGTCTCCCAAGTCGTCGCGAGCGAGAACTCCCCGAGCCGAGAAAGTTTCCATCGGGGGACATCCGGTTCTCCCGCAACTATTGGGGTATCAAGGATTTGTGTGATAATCTCTTGAGGCATTCCAGCCTGGTTGTGAAGTTGCCGTAGCTTAATCTCATCCCATGTTTCACCCCCAATGTATTCCGAAACCTTGGTCGAAGGAGTGCCTCTATCGTCAAGGCAGAGCTCGCGAAGGGGGTAATccccaagccaaatgtcatcccaaaagtaggcaTCGCCCTGGCCGATCACCCATCTAATATTCGGGTTCGCTTGATTTCTCACTTTCATTAGCCGCTTCCATGTCGGGCTGTTTCTCCCCGAAGGAGAGGCCGCAAAGGGAGAGTTTTTGTGGCAATACTTGGCCTTCATGTACCTAGCCCAAAGGGAATTTTGCTCCCGGaacctccaccaaagtttgatactgAAGGCCCGGAGGACTTCTTTGGTCTTACGGATGCCGAGACCCCCTTCAGAGGTGGGGAGGCAGATCTGATCCCACCCAATCCAATGcgtcttttttctctctgttgACGATCCCTAGAAGAAATGGgccatctgctgatccaattgcttaagGGCCCCGGAGGTTGGTTCAATGGCCTGGAAGATGTGCAGCGGCACCGCTTCAAGGGTGCTTTGGAGTAGGGTAAGCCTACCTCCGAAGGAGAGATGTCGGTGGGCCCACCCCGAGATTCGGgcagcaatcttttcccgaagaaacataaacatatctgtacgTTTGACACCACGGTAAATAGGAACCCCAAGGTAAAGGAACGGGAAAGTACCTCGTGTGAAGCCTCCTTCATTTTGAATAGTGATGGCGCATCCTTCATGTTGTTCGGCAATGTAAAAGTTGCTTTTTGCCAAGTTGATCTGCTGCCCGGAGACCCTGGCATAATTCTCCAGGCAAGTCCGCAAACGCCTAAGAGGGCCCTCCGCTGCTTGTGTGAAAATCACAATGTCGTCGGCGTAGGCAAGGTGGCTTATTTCCATGCAGTGGCGAGAGGCTCTGAAAatcatctctttctttctcaaaatgaGCCTGTCTAGTTCCCTTGAGAGGTAGTCAGCTGCAATCACAAAAAGGGTCGGAGAAATTGGATCTCCCTGTCTGAGGCCTCGGGTGGACTTAAAGAAACCGGAGGGGGCACCATTGACCAGCACCGAGAACCAGCAGGATCCCACACATCTCTCAATCAGGGAGACCCACGGTGCCGGGAAACCCATCCGGTGTAACACTTCAGGAGGAATGTCCATTGGACCCGGTCATAGGCCTTGGCCATATCGATTTTAACCGCGACATTAGGAGCCGGCCCACATCTCGAGAGCTCGTGGAAACATCTCCTGTGCCAAAAGGACATTATCGTTAAGGAGCCGtccttcacaaatccactctggttTGGCGAGATAATCATCGGGAGGAGCCCAGTCATTCTCTTCGAACATAATCTTTGTGATAATCTTGTTGACGACGTTGCACAAGCTAATAGGGCGGTAGTCGCTCCCCGATTCCGGCACAGGCTTTTTTGGAATGAgaacaatgcttgtggccgtgacgctACGTGGGAGGTAGGCGCCCCCGAAAACTTGGCCGATAGCCGCCACCACGTCCGGCCCAACCGTAGCCCAACAAGCCTGGTAGAACAAGGCGTGAAACCATCCGGCCCTGGGGCACTGTCCCCGTAGATATCAAAAACAGCATTTTTGACTTCCTCAGCGGATGGTGTCTCGGGTAGTGCCGCCACTTCAGCCAAGGGTGGGAGTTGATGAATCAAATCAAGGTCTGGCTCGGACAAAATGATAGGCCCCGGGGCCAGTAGatcttggaagaactccactgccgATCTTCTAATCTCCATTTCGTCCGAGATCTCCCGGCCAcccacattgatcttgtggatgcgcGTGCGgatcctcttttgtttcacccaactttggtagaatttCGTGTTCTTGTCGCCCTCCCCTAGCCATCTTAGAGTAGCCTTTTGGcgccagaagtcctcctccattttgAGCAGTCGAATGTACTCGGCGATGCATCTATTGATCTCTGTCCTGTTCTCCGGGGTTGGCCTTTCCTCGAAATTGCTTTGGGCCGTTGCGATTTTCACTTCCATATCCCTGAGGTTTagatggatgttcccaaaggtCTCCTTGTTCCATACCTTTAGAGTTCTCTTAAGCCgtgcaagtttgatttggaaattgagTAGGCCTCCGATTCCGTCGGTTGCATCCAATCTCCCCGAACGAGATCCATGAATCCCTCGTGTctaacccacatgttttggaacctgaCGGCCTACCCCCGCTGTTATGATCTGTCCCTTTGCATCTTACCAACACAGgcccatggtccgaggcaatccggggcagGTTCGTCACCCGGGTAGTTTCCAAAATTGTGCCCAACGTTCATTCACAAGAATTCTATCCAATCTTTCGAAGAGACCATTCTTGGCCTATGTGAACTCCGACCCATCATAGCCCGGGTCTAGTATCCTGCAATCCTCAATAGCCtccgcaaagtccaccatttcagctTGGCGGTTTGTTTCACTCCCTACTCTGTCTCGTGGAtggagaatggtgttgaagtcccctccgatCAACCATGGTGAGCCCTCCCAAAGTATGGAGGCACTCCCTCAATTCATCCCATAAATGAATCCGTTCGGTTCTTGTACATTTTGCATACACCGCCGAGACACACAAGTGACTAGCTAGGCGGGGGGATCCAAAGCGGCCGGATAGGGCCTGATCCGTGTCTCTCTCGACCAGGAAGCTGGCCCCTTCCTCAACAACACCCAAATCTTCCCATTTCTATTCGATCCTTGGAAAACCAGCCCCAAAGCCTTTGAGAACTTCTCCGCGTTGGGCTTgtgagcggctccattattg carries:
- the LOC121781452 gene encoding uncharacterized protein LOC121781452; this translates as MGRSLRPTNMGGGGGLVRDHNGQLLVAFATPLAAHSALEAELMAIHHGLEVAKGFNLPIWVEADAEQAIKLLNGSAWGPAQVRRVMARLHGFKRRHTVRATFIPREGNKAADLLAKMGAEQDHFQQMSSQNVPATIRAIIRMDEMGVPNLRVRDDERE